A region of the Drosophila subobscura isolate 14011-0131.10 chromosome J, UCBerk_Dsub_1.0, whole genome shotgun sequence genome:
CAACCaaaaccacagcaacaggCGGATGATGAACCCGAACGCTTTGACCAAAAACTGCTCGTGGCCATACCCTCCAACTGGCCGCCCAAGAAGCAaaaggccaagcagcagcagcaggtcaaACCCGAACCGGGACCCTTCAGCAAGGCCAATCGCAAGCTGCTGCAAATGGAGCGTCTGGCGGCGAAGAAGCAAAAGTCCAAGCAGGCGCTGGCCAACAAGAAGCAGCGCAAGCCCACGGAGCCCGTGGCATTTGTGGACTTGGGCGAAACAtccaacgaggaggaggacgatgatgatgtgatactcgtgccactgccaccggtGCCGGTGATCGATCTGGACACCAGCGACACGGAGCAGAACAGCATAGCGGATCAGTATCACGAGGAGAATGCCATGGATGCGGCCGATGTGGAGTTGAGCATCTCCTGCATCACCCAACCGGAGGCGGGAGCTGCGCTGATGACGCCGCCGCTGTACTCGCCCTGCAACTCGGTCATGTCCACCGATGATTTTATTGTGCAGAAGGACACGAGTCGCCTGCTGGAAGACCGCGCTCGAGCCACAGACGAGGATCTGCTGGTGCTGACGGAGAATGCCATCAGAGAGGCTGCCGGCCAGCAGGATGTCgacatggagcagcagcaggagcagccagaggcagatGTCGACGTTGATGTGGAGGCCCCTCCGCAGGCTGATCAAGCGGCTGAAACCTCCTCCGAGTACGAGTTTGTGCCGCCCTCGCGGCTGGAGGAGATCAAGCAGAATTATCGCGTGGATGATCATCAGCAGTTCCGGGCGCTGGATGTCTACGAAAGCGAATCGGATCTCACCGAGAGCGGCATCTACTCGAAGGCCAAGGCAAAGGCCACGCCCACCATCATACGCAGCGTGGAGTCGCCCTCGGATAGCTCCGATGTGGAGGAGGTCATCGAGCCGAATGTGAACAAAATGAAGCGTCTGCGCAAGCGTCGCTCCTCGAGCACAAACCAAAGCCAGTCGGAGCCCAACAatgacgaggatgaggacgacACGGACAGCGAGGATGGTGTGCAGCCGACAGGAGTGCCCGGCATTGCCCGCGGCATGGCTGTGGAGCGTTGCAAGCGCAAGATACGACGCGTCAGCGCGCGCCGCAACTCGGAGGAAATACAGAGGAGAGCTAATCTTAAGGCCATACAAGAGTCTAGCTCGAATTCCGCCTCGGAGGATGAGCTGCCCAGTGCGCGTGCAATTGCCGAgcgtctgctgcagcaggagcaggccaaggagcgggcagagagacaggctgaggtgcagcagctgcgcgagGCACAGGCGGATGAGCAGCTGGAAACTCTGTCCGTTGGCAGCGATGCAGACTCCCAAAATGAGGCAGAGTTCAACAATGCCGTCAACGATCGCGTGCTGGCCATCTTCGAGCGCGTTGATGCTGGCACAGCCCCTCAAGCGGAGGAGGCAGACACCACCATgccagcggaggagcagcagcacgaagaggaggagcagcagcagcagcagcaagacgaagaggagcaggagctggagtttGAGATCGACATAGGAGAAACGATTAAAGTGGAGCACAACATCGCGCAGCTGACAGACGAGCCTGCGCTGACGGGCGGGCAGCTGGTTGGCTGGAATGAGGAGATGTGTTGCTTCTACAACGACAGCTGGCAGGGCGAGCACTTCAATGTGCACAGGATCCAGAGAGCGATGAGTGGTAAGCCAACAGACAGCCAATGAATGCCTGATCATTACCCTGTTTCGTTTGCAGCACGTCGCCAGGAGTGGCGAATCCTCAACGAGGATCGCTACCCCGTGGTGCGTCATCGCTCGCGCGCCAAGTGCACCAATTGCGCCGAAATGGGTCACATGCGCTCCAAGTGTCCGCGGCCACGCAAGCCGCTCGTCTGTCACATGTGCGGCCAGGCGGGACATGCCGAGCCACGCTGCCCCAATGCCATTTGTTTGGGTGTAAGAGAAGGTCAAAACTTTTGAGGGAAGTGCCCAAAATTCATGCGAAATTTCATTACAGTGCGGCGCCAAGCAGGCGATCTATGTGCAGCAGTGCAACAAGTGCTCCTTCCACAGCCGCCTCATCTGTCAGCTGTGCAAGATGCGTGGCCATGGCATGGACCATTGCCCGGACAAGTGGCGGCGCTATCACTCAAcggcaagtggcagcaactAAGGCAAAGATTCAATCGATTAAAGCATTCCTCTCCCTCCCCTTAGATCCGCTCGAATGTGCCGCTGCAGAGCCATGTCAAGTACAACGCAAAGATGTGCAGCTATTGCGCGGGACGTGGCCATCTCTTTGAGAACTGCCGCCAGCGCATTGGCGAGTTTCGCAATCAAACCTACACCTCGCACATTGTGTCGCACCAGAAGACCTACAAGGATCGCAGCGGAGATCTCGGCTATTTGGGTGATCTGACATCGTTCTTTGCCAACGAAACGCCCTTTAGCTTTGTGTGGAGCGATCCGAATATACCCAAGAACAGCTACTATGCGAGGTTCCTCACTCAAGCCAATCTCGCCAGGCCACAGAGCACCAAACGCAAGGCTACAGCCACTGCCAACACGGAAGAGGTTCAGGCTAAAGTTTATACACATGATTATGTGCCCAATGCACAGGCGAAGGCAGCTCGTGGAACACAGCAAATAGTTGCCGCTGTGGAAACTGTGACACAGGAGAAGGAGCCTGCAGCAGAGGaggtgccagagccagagccagagcgggCCACGGAGCCAGAGCGAGTGCCCGAACCGAAGCAGGTTCCCGAATCGAAACAGGTTCCACAACCTGAGCGTGTACCCGAACCGCAGCCAGTTCCCGAACCGCAGCAAGTTCCTGAACCGCAGCAAGTTCCCGAACCGCAGCCAGTGGTGGCCCCAGAGCCGGAGGAGGCGCCAAATGAAGACGAGCAAACCATGGAAGAAGCGCAACCAGTTGCAATACAGCGCGAGGAGATCTCCACCAGTTTCGACTCACAGCCAGAGGAAGCTGCCAAACCGATGGCCAGCACCAGCCGACACTCTGTGGGCGCCCATGAGCTGGACTCGGACTCGAATTACAGCTTCTCCGAGCACTTTGAGCTGCCCACGTCGACGACGAGCGAGGAGCAGGACATGCCCATAGAGAAGACGCGCAAAAATACCCGACCAATGGGACCAATGCCCGATATTATACCCCTGTCTGGAGGAGGCAATGACGATGAGTTCAACATCTCCTCCAACAGCCAAGGCATCTCGATGTGTGTCAACAGCCGGCACATGGAGCGGTTGGGTGACAGTGGGGAGGACACTGAGCTGCAGGATGTGCCCTGCGAGGGCAAGATTATAATGGCGCGCGATCTGTCCGAGTACTTGTTCAGTCCAGAGGGCTGGAAGTTCCTTGAGGCGACCTCCAAGCAATGCCAGGTGACTGTGCGCATGGATCTGATGACCTATGGCTATGTTCTGGTCATCTACGGCCTGAAGGAGCATCAGGAGGATCTacagctgaagctgctgcatcGCCATCAGGAGGTGAAGCGCAAGAGCGTTGAGTTCCAGTCCCAAAAGCCACCGAAACGCGTCGATGTGCTCATTCGCTTCCTCAGGGACGGCATCATCAGCCTCAACAGTCACCTGGGCAATGCCAAGGCCCTGTACAGAACCAtcaagcagcaggagaattTGAACACCAAGAACGGCTTCAAGTGTGCGGAGAAGAAGCGGCGCCAACTCAACATGATTCTGGTGGGGCAGGCGGGCTTGCTGAATGGCGGCACGCACTTggaccagctgctggtgcttctgcAGACGCTACTCAAAGATTTCTCGCCCGACGACAACGCCTCGCCGGCACTGCGCACCGAAATCGAAGACCATTGGCGCATGATCTTCACCGCTTATCCGCATCCCAAgtacgaggagctgctggagacTTATGTCCATTTGGAGAAGAAGAATCGTCTGCACACGTTGAACATTGATCCGGCGCTCTTGggactgccgccgctgcagctgggtaggggccagcagcaggcgccacAGACAAGCAACAAGCGGGCTGCCTCGCCGACTCCACTGCCACCAGCCTGGCAGCATAtggcaccgccaccgccgcccaagcagcagacgaagcaacagcagcagcaacagcgtgCAGGCGGAGCAGGACAggcacaaaagcagcagcgtgcAGGCGCGGCACagacccaacagcagcaaaggcaggcagcaggaagatccccacaacagcagcagcgtccaggaggaggacaacagcagcagcagcagcagcgttcaGGTGcagggcagcaacagcagcagcagcgtccaGGGCAGCCCCAAAAGCAGCAACGTACAGCTGCagggcagccacagcaacgtCCAGGAGcaggccaacagcagcaacaacccaAACGTGGCCAGGCCATACAGATGCCCTTCAACAATCCCCAGCAACGTGCGCGGGCCGATCTACAGCTGCGCAATCCCGAGCATCCATTCGCGCGACTCCTTGGCGAGGTGAAGCCCAACGCGCGCGTCTTGGATGCCAACAAGCCGTCGGTCTTTTGGTCGCGCGAGTCGCTGCGGTACATCGATGAGCTGTTCAAGATAACGACCCGCCCGGACATGCTGGAGCGACTGAAGCGCGTGCTGCAGCGATCGCAGCAGGGCGAGCTGTCGCACAACGACTACCGCTCTGTGATCGAACTGCATTTGCTGTTGGTGAATCAATGAGTGCTGAGACTCATTGTGGGGGGATCTTTGATAAGGGGAAGTGGATGGGTATCGCATCTGCAAGATATAATTACCCAGCGAGCAGAATTAAccgaatgaataaataattgacTAACTGAtaactccctctctctctctctcctttgccATAATTCACTAGTTTAtcaacaaatcaaatgtgGAACTACAAATcataaaagttaattaagTCTCCTTCGGGCTTAGCCTCTATCCTTCAATCGTTTTGTTATAGTTTCCATTGTCCTTTGTATTACAAGTTCGTTTCTGTCAGAATCATTTTGTCTATGCCGCTGAGGTCTGCTGTGTCTGTTCCTGCGTGGTCGTGGACTGGGCCGAGGCAGCCTCGCCGGACTTCTCGGTGACACCCAGCCAGGGGCAACGTTTCTGCAGCTCCATGCGGTACCTGGGATGACTGATGGCATACACAAATGGATCTATGCAGGCCACCAGCTTGCACGTGCACGCCGGAATCATTGTGGCGCCGGGCGTCAGCAGACTTTTGTCGCCAAACGCGCCGATGAGGGACATCACGCCGTAGGGTGTCCACGAAACGAAGAACAGAAAGCAAATGGTAATGGCTGCCTTGGCAATTCGTATCTCGGCCGTCTCCTTGCTCTTGTCCACGTTGGAGCGCAGCGATTCCACGTTCATTTTCTTGGCCTGCTCCCGCAGCGCCTTCTCGTGGTTGAAGACGTGTCCCACTATCTGGCTGTAGTAGTACAGAATCATCAGCGTGGGACAGACGAAGCTGAAGAAGAAGATGGTGCCCACAAAGAGGCGGGTGTCAAAGTTATCCGAGAGATAGTCGAACGAGCAGGATGTGAGATATCCCTCTGCAACGAAAGAAAGTcaatattattttcaaaataaaggTATGCTGCCGCCTAATATTCTCAGCTTATCGCACAATAGTACcgatatttttttctttctaaCGATACGACTACggtatattacggtatattttgaaaatgagatggtatattttgatatattgtTGAGGGTCtgaaggtatattttatcgataactccgcggtcacactgtacGACGCGGACGAAGAAActtagcaaaaaaaataataggtAAAAAAAACTGAATAAAATAATATGCCAGCGAAAAAACGCAGTTGATAGTGGCTTAAAAGACTGAAGTTCCTTTCGAGCAAACGCGAGTGCAATAAAGAAAAAGGTGGGGCGAGTAGAAGGAACGCAAATagtgaaatacaaaaaaaaattcaactCGCTGCTGTGTGTaaagtaaatgcaaatgatatGATATTTtcgtgcagcaacaaaaagaacaacaacaaaccagcacaaacacaacagtagcagtagaagcagcagcagccgacgcagccagccagcagtagcaacagcaacaaaagcgaacTTGTATTCAATGGATGTGTGCGCGAGAGgcgaataaaagaaaattagataaaaaagccaaatgaaattaGCGCACGCCTGAAATTCGAGTTTGGCGCAAGGTGAACCAAAGGCGAAAAGCAATCAAAACAGTTTCCATTTGCTCTCGGGTGTGCGTGCCGTTTTTCCTGCGAAAGAAAAACCACCTGCATTGATTTatagtaaaagaaaaaaag
Encoded here:
- the LOC117893759 gene encoding uncharacterized protein LOC117893759 isoform X2, giving the protein MSDLEDMDSERLNELESILYASIHYSDETGAGAGEITPSAADQRAAVDAQHMPPPPQSQRIVTEKRVINNAVAKPRYWAEDKTKTPNVSAAAEVPSSSISTATPQAADKPNGKRPSLPNRKETPAQPKQPQQQKDKPKQQQPKQKEQPSPKPQPRAEQRDTKWKSSPKPQAKAEQKPQAPQKPQPKPQQQADDEPERFDQKLLVAIPSNWPPKKQKAKQQQQVKPEPGPFSKANRKLLQMERLAAKKQKSKQALANKKQRKPTEPVAFVDLGETSNEEEDDDDVILVPLPPVPVIDLDTSDTEQNSIADQYHEENAMDAADVELSISCITQPEAGAALMTPPLYSPCNSVMSTDDFIVQKDTSRLLEDRARATDEDLLVLTENAIREAAGQQDVDMEQQQEQPEADVDVDVEAPPQADQAAETSSEYEFVPPSRLEEIKQNYRVDDHQQFRALDVYESESDLTESGIYSKAKAKATPTIIRSVESPSDSSDVEEVIEPNVNKMKRLRKRRSSSTNQSQSEPNNDEDEDDTDSEDGVQPTGVPGIARGMAVERCKRKIRRVSARRNSEEIQRRANLKAIQESSSNSASEDELPSARAIAERLLQQEQAKERAERQAEVQQLREAQADEQLETLSVGSDADSQNEAEFNNAVNDRVLAIFERVDAGTAPQAEEADTTMPAEEQQHEEEEQQQQQQDEEEQELEFEIDIGETIKVEHNIAQLTDEPALTGGQLVGWNEEMCCFYNDSWQGEHFNVHRIQRAMSARRQEWRILNEDRYPVVRHRSRAKCTNCAEMGHMRSKCPRPRKPLVCHMCGQAGHAEPRCPNAICLGCGAKQAIYVQQCNKCSFHSRLICQLCKMRGHGMDHCPDKWRRYHSTIRSNVPLQSHVKYNAKMCSYCAGRGHLFENCRQRIGEFRNQTYTSHIVSHQKTYKDRSGDLGYLGDLTSFFANETPFSFVWSDPNIPKNSYYARFLTQANLARPQSTKRKATATANTEEVQAKVYTHDYVPNAQAKAARGTQQIVAAVETVTQEKEPAAEEVPEPEPERATEPERVPEPKQVPESKQVPQPERVPEPQPVPEPQQVPEPQQVPEPQPVVAPEPEEAPNEDEQTMEEAQPVAIQREEISTSFDSQPEEAAKPMASTSRHSVGAHELDSDSNYSFSEHFELPTSTTSEEQDMPIEKTRKNTRPMGPMPDIIPLSGGGNDDEFNISSNSQGISMCVNSRHMERLGDSGEDTELQDVPCEGKIIMARDLSEYLFSPEGWKFLEATSKQCQVTVRMDLMTYGYVLVIYGLKEHQEDLQLKLLHRHQEVKRKSVEFQSQKPPKRVDVLIRFLRDGIISLNSHLGNAKALYRTIKQQENLNTKNGFKCAEKKRRQLNMILVGQAGLLNGGTHLDQLLVLLQTLLKDFSPDDNASPALRTEIEDHWRMIFTAYPHPKYEELLETYVHLEKKNRLHTLNIDPALLGLPPLQLGRGQQQAPQTSNKRAASPTPLPPAWQHMAPPPPPKQQTKQQQQQQRAGGAGQAQKQQRAGAAQTQQQQRQAAGRSPQQQQRPGAGQQQQQPKRGQAIQMPFNNPQQRARADLQLRNPEHPFARLLGEVKPNARVLDANKPSVFWSRESLRYIDELFKITTRPDMLERLKRVLQRSQQGELSHNDYRSVIELHLLLVNQ
- the LOC117893759 gene encoding uncharacterized protein LOC117893759 isoform X1 — encoded protein: MSDLEDMDSERLNELESILYASIHYSDETGAGAGEITPSAADQRAAVDAQHMPPPPQSQRIVTEKRVINNAVAKPRYWAEDKTKTPNVSAAAEVPSSSISTATPQAADKPNGKRPSLPNRKETPAQPKQPQQQKDKPKQQQPKQKEQPSPKPQPRAEQRDTKWKSSPKPQAKAEQKPQAPQKPQPKPQQQADDEPERFDQKLLVAIPSNWPPKKQKAKQQQQVKPEPGPFSKANRKLLQMERLAAKKQKSKQALANKKQRKPTEPVAFVDLGETSNEEEDDDDVILVPLPPVPVIDLDTSDTEQNSIADQYHEENAMDAADVELSISCITQPEAGAALMTPPLYSPCNSVMSTDDFIVQKDTSRLLEDRARATDEDLLVLTENAIREAAGQQDVDMEQQQEQPEADVDVDVEAPPQADQAAETSSEYEFVPPSRLEEIKQNYRVDDHQQFRALDVYESESDLTESGIYSKAKAKATPTIIRSVESPSDSSDVEEVIEPNVNKMKRLRKRRSSSTNQSQSEPNNDEDEDDTDSEDGVQPTGVPGIARGMAVERCKRKIRRVSARRNSEEIQRRANLKAIQESSSNSASEDELPSARAIAERLLQQEQAKERAERQAEVQQLREAQADEQLETLSVGSDADSQNEAEFNNAVNDRVLAIFERVDAGTAPQAEEADTTMPAEEQQHEEEEQQQQQQDEEEQELEFEIDIGETIKVEHNIAQLTDEPALTGGQLVGWNEEMCCFYNDSWQGEHFNVHRIQRAMSARRQEWRILNEDRYPVVRHRSRAKCTNCAEMGHMRSKCPRPRKPLVCHMCGQAGHAEPRCPNAICLGCGAKQAIYVQQCNKCSFHSRLICQLCKMRGHGMDHCPDKWRRYHSTIRSNVPLQSHVKYNAKMCSYCAGRGHLFENCRQRIGEFRNQTYTSHIVSHQKTYKDRSGDLGYLGDLTSFFANETPFSFVWSDPNIPKNSYYARFLTQANLARPQSTKRKATATANTEEVQAKVYTHDYVPNAQAKAARGTQQIVAAVETVTQEKEPAAEEVPEPEPERATEPERVPEPKQVPESKQVPQPERVPEPQPVPEPQQVPEPQQVPEPQPVVAPEPEEAPNEDEQTMEEAQPVAIQREEISTSFDSQPEEAAKPMASTSRHSVGAHELDSDSNYSFSEHFELPTSTTSEEQDMPIEKTRKNTRPMGPMPDIIPLSGGGNDDEFNISSNSQGISMCVNSRHMERLGDSGEDTELQDVPCEGKIIMARDLSEYLFSPEGWKFLEATSKQCQVTVRMDLMTYGYVLVIYGLKEHQEDLQLKLLHRHQEVKRKSVEFQSQKPPKRVDVLIRFLRDGIISLNSHLGNAKALYRTIKQQENLNTKNGFKCAEKKRRQLNMILVGQAGLLNGGTHLDQLLVLLQTLLKDFSPDDNASPALRTEIEDHWRMIFTAYPHPKYEELLETYVHLEKKNRLHTLNIDPALLGLPPLQLGRGQQQAPQTSNKRAASPTPLPPAWQHMAPPPPPKQQTKQQQQQQRAGGAGQAQKQQRAGAAQTQQQQRQAAGRSPQQQQRPGAGQPQKQQRTAAGQPQQRPGAGQQQQQPKRGQAIQMPFNNPQQRARADLQLRNPEHPFARLLGEVKPNARVLDANKPSVFWSRESLRYIDELFKITTRPDMLERLKRVLQRSQQGELSHNDYRSVIELHLLLVNQ
- the LOC117893759 gene encoding uncharacterized protein LOC117893759 isoform X3, encoding MERLAAKKQKSKQALANKKQRKPTEPVAFVDLGETSNEEEDDDDVILVPLPPVPVIDLDTSDTEQNSIADQYHEENAMDAADVELSISCITQPEAGAALMTPPLYSPCNSVMSTDDFIVQKDTSRLLEDRARATDEDLLVLTENAIREAAGQQDVDMEQQQEQPEADVDVDVEAPPQADQAAETSSEYEFVPPSRLEEIKQNYRVDDHQQFRALDVYESESDLTESGIYSKAKAKATPTIIRSVESPSDSSDVEEVIEPNVNKMKRLRKRRSSSTNQSQSEPNNDEDEDDTDSEDGVQPTGVPGIARGMAVERCKRKIRRVSARRNSEEIQRRANLKAIQESSSNSASEDELPSARAIAERLLQQEQAKERAERQAEVQQLREAQADEQLETLSVGSDADSQNEAEFNNAVNDRVLAIFERVDAGTAPQAEEADTTMPAEEQQHEEEEQQQQQQDEEEQELEFEIDIGETIKVEHNIAQLTDEPALTGGQLVGWNEEMCCFYNDSWQGEHFNVHRIQRAMSARRQEWRILNEDRYPVVRHRSRAKCTNCAEMGHMRSKCPRPRKPLVCHMCGQAGHAEPRCPNAICLGCGAKQAIYVQQCNKCSFHSRLICQLCKMRGHGMDHCPDKWRRYHSTIRSNVPLQSHVKYNAKMCSYCAGRGHLFENCRQRIGEFRNQTYTSHIVSHQKTYKDRSGDLGYLGDLTSFFANETPFSFVWSDPNIPKNSYYARFLTQANLARPQSTKRKATATANTEEVQAKVYTHDYVPNAQAKAARGTQQIVAAVETVTQEKEPAAEEVPEPEPERATEPERVPEPKQVPESKQVPQPERVPEPQPVPEPQQVPEPQQVPEPQPVVAPEPEEAPNEDEQTMEEAQPVAIQREEISTSFDSQPEEAAKPMASTSRHSVGAHELDSDSNYSFSEHFELPTSTTSEEQDMPIEKTRKNTRPMGPMPDIIPLSGGGNDDEFNISSNSQGISMCVNSRHMERLGDSGEDTELQDVPCEGKIIMARDLSEYLFSPEGWKFLEATSKQCQVTVRMDLMTYGYVLVIYGLKEHQEDLQLKLLHRHQEVKRKSVEFQSQKPPKRVDVLIRFLRDGIISLNSHLGNAKALYRTIKQQENLNTKNGFKCAEKKRRQLNMILVGQAGLLNGGTHLDQLLVLLQTLLKDFSPDDNASPALRTEIEDHWRMIFTAYPHPKYEELLETYVHLEKKNRLHTLNIDPALLGLPPLQLGRGQQQAPQTSNKRAASPTPLPPAWQHMAPPPPPKQQTKQQQQQQRAGGAGQAQKQQRAGAAQTQQQQRQAAGRSPQQQQRPGAGQPQKQQRTAAGQPQQRPGAGQQQQQPKRGQAIQMPFNNPQQRARADLQLRNPEHPFARLLGEVKPNARVLDANKPSVFWSRESLRYIDELFKITTRPDMLERLKRVLQRSQQGELSHNDYRSVIELHLLLVNQ